The following is a genomic window from Nicotiana tabacum cultivar K326 chromosome 3, ASM71507v2, whole genome shotgun sequence.
AAAAAGATGCTGGTTGCTAGCATTATTGGAATTTGCATGCATTGGAAAAGGCCAAACAAATAAGAATGATAAAAAAGAAAGCAATACGACCGTACCCCGAGAGGTGAGTGAGTGGACTACCTGTGATTATATCGAGTAAAAGGCACGAGAACAAAAAAGCaaagaacaaagaagaagaagaagagaagaagaagaagaagaagaagaaaaaatgccGAGGAGCAGATTTTCAGCATCATTAGCTTCTCCAAAGGTGGATTTAGTTATTGATATGGGCAACCCACTTCTCAACCAAACTGTTGATGCTTTCTTGAAAATCGGCACTGTAATTTTCTCCTCTCTGCTGTTAATTTGGtgatttttgcttcttttttggattttgtaaaCATGGGTTGCTTGATTTTTACCCCTTTTTTTGTTCTTACTTGTTTTAGGTTGCTGTCACCAAAACTGCTGTTGAAGAAACTTATCACATCGTCAAAAAAGGTTGATTCTTAAATTTGATTTCAGTTATCTAGACTAAAGAGTCTTTACTAGATCAAATGGGGGAAACTAGACTGCTCTCATTTTTTttcgtctttttttttttttggctcagTTTTATTTTATGTGATGATGTTTGGTTGGACGGAAAAAATTGTGATCTTAAAGAGCATTTCATCAAAGTAGAATGAGAAGTTTAAAGTCAAatagtttccaaatttagaaatgtatcATATATTTTGAAACAGATTTAAAAAGTAAAGAATATATCATTATGTAACTGAAGTGACCAGACTTCTCAATTTCCTAGTTATCGCCTATGTTACGGTACTTGTTTACTGGTGCATACTATCCGTTAGTGTATGTGTACCTTCTCAggcccacttgtgggattacactgggtttgttgttgttgttgttgtaaacgAAGTTCCTGTACCCATATCACACTAATTATAAGGGTAGGTCAAGACAAAAGAAGGATCCATGACATAGCCGATTCGCCAATTTTTGCCTTTTTGCTTCTTTGACTTTTTTCGATGTGCTATGTAACCTGAGGAATTCAAAAAAAGAATGGATTGGGGATTGTACTTGATCTCCCAGTTATATTAAAGTGTAAATTGAAGTTCTTTAAGTTACCAGCAAACTATCCACAATTCAGCTTACTATTTCACAATCAACATGGTCTTTGCAGGCAGTGTGTCGAGTCACAACTTTGAGAATTCGGTAAGCATGCCTTAAACTGTATACTATATCATTTTACTAATTTGTGTAAATATTCTAGTAGATTGTCTTGGAAGTGTTTATTCAGTTTTGTATAAGAGAAATGTTCTAGAATCAAAATTTGGCTTAACAATGTGATCCTCCTCTTTTAGATTTGTTTGGCCACCTATGAGGTGTGATTTGTGAAGAAGGCTTATTCTGGTCTGAGCACAAGATATTATTGTTAAGATACTAATGGATAGTCACCGAGCAAAAAAGATACTGATGAATAGTGGCTAAAAAAGACTTTAGTGGTTACGGATTAAGAAGACTTTCAGAATTATATCAGTTTCTTTTGGTGGTGCCGATGAGCAAAATATTTAACAAGCATTAACCGAGAACTTCAATGCATATAAAACCAAATGTCCTGTTTGGCTCAAAAACAGCCTACCACACCTGAAATTATGCTTTAGTAAAATTTCATGGTACGAGCAGCATCTCTCTTATGTTCAGCTCAAAATCTATTTCACTTATGCCACCACAGAACTTAAGTGGCTATTCTGGAGGATTTAGTTATGTTGactggaaaaaaaagaagattgaTTGAC
Proteins encoded in this region:
- the LOC107832217 gene encoding outer envelope pore protein 16, chloroplastic isoform X2; translated protein: MPRSRFSASLASPKVDLVIDMGNPLLNQTVDAFLKIGTVAVTKTAVEETYHIVKKGSVSSHNFENSLKKMCKEGAYWGTVAGVYAGMEYGAERIRGTRDWGVYSQQCGGRDLGLKVDR